Proteins from a single region of Stutzerimonas stutzeri:
- the dnaQ gene encoding DNA polymerase III subunit epsilon, translated as MPVTDGHRIIEIGCVEVIGRRLTGRHYHVYLQPDREVDEGAIAVHGITNEFLTDKPRFREVADEFFEFIKGSQLVIHNAAFDLGFINNEFALLGQQDRAEITDHCSVLDTLLMARERHPGQRNSLDALCKRYGVDNSGRDLHGALLDAEILADVWLTMTGGQTNLSLAGDGESSDGGRQQPSPIRRLPADRPRTAVLRASEEELAAHVARMAAIEKAAGATPLWAQLEG; from the coding sequence ATGCCGGTGACTGACGGCCACCGAATCATCGAGATTGGCTGTGTCGAGGTCATCGGCCGCCGCCTCACCGGGCGGCATTACCACGTCTATCTGCAGCCTGATCGCGAAGTGGACGAGGGTGCGATCGCCGTCCACGGCATCACTAACGAGTTTCTGACCGATAAGCCGCGCTTCCGCGAAGTTGCCGACGAGTTCTTCGAATTCATTAAGGGTTCGCAGCTGGTCATCCACAACGCAGCGTTTGACCTTGGTTTCATCAATAACGAGTTTGCGTTGCTCGGTCAGCAGGACCGTGCCGAGATAACCGATCACTGTTCGGTGCTCGATACCCTGTTGATGGCCCGCGAGCGCCACCCCGGGCAGCGCAACAGTCTCGATGCGCTGTGCAAACGCTACGGTGTGGACAACTCGGGCCGCGACCTGCACGGCGCGTTGCTCGATGCCGAGATTCTTGCCGACGTCTGGCTGACCATGACCGGCGGGCAGACCAATCTGTCTCTCGCCGGTGATGGAGAAAGCTCCGATGGCGGGCGACAGCAGCCCAGTCCGATCCGTCGGCTGCCGGCCGATAGACCGCGCACCGCGGTGCTACGTGCCAGCGAGGAGGAGCTTGCCGCGCACGTGGCGCGCATGGCAGCGATCGAGAAAGCGGCGGGCGCCACGCCGCTGTGGGCTCAGCTCGAAGGCTGA
- a CDS encoding Orn/Lys/Arg decarboxylase N-terminal domain-containing protein, producing the protein MYKDLKFPILIVHRDIKADTVAGERVRGIASELERDGFNILPTASSNEGRIVASTHHGLACILVAAEGAGDNQRLLHDVVELIRVARRRAPRLPIFALGEQITIENAPAEAMADLNELRGLLYLYEDTVPFLARQVARAARGYLEDLLPPFFSALVRHTSESNYSWHTPGHGGGVAYRKSLVGQAFHQFFGENTLRSDLSVSVPELGSLLDHTGPVAAAEARAARNFGADHTFFVINGTSTANKIVWHSMVARDDLVLVDRNCHKSILHSIIMTGAIPLYMSPTRNELGIIGPIPLEEFTQESIQAKIAANPLARGRPPKVKLAVVTNSTYDGLCYNANLIKRTLADNVEVLHFDEAWYAYAAFHEFYDGRYGMDTREQGPLVFTTHSTHKLLAAFSQASMIHVLDSQTRQLDLDRFNEAFMMHISTSPQYGILASLDVASAMMEGPAGRSLIQETFDEALSFRRALANLRQHIDPGDWWFSIWQPPLVDGAESLVTPDWLLEPTADWHGFGDIADDYVLLDPIKVTLVTPGLTASGALGESGIPAAVVSKFLWERGLVVEKTGLYSMLVLFSMGITKGKWSTLLTELLEFKRHYDANVPLTDALPSIARKGAAAYAGMGLRDLCDALHACYCENATARAMRRMYTALPEPAMTPARAYDKLVRGEVEAVPIDALEGRIAAVMLVPYPPGIPLIMPGERFTGETRSILDYLRFARDFAERFPGFDADVHGLQHEAGAQGSLYTVDCVREG; encoded by the coding sequence ATGTACAAAGACCTGAAATTCCCCATCCTCATCGTTCACCGTGACATCAAGGCCGACACTGTCGCCGGCGAACGCGTGCGTGGCATCGCTTCGGAACTGGAGCGAGATGGCTTCAATATCCTGCCTACGGCCAGCTCCAATGAAGGGCGAATCGTTGCTTCTACCCATCACGGTTTGGCGTGCATTCTGGTCGCGGCGGAAGGCGCTGGTGACAACCAGCGCTTGCTGCACGATGTGGTAGAGCTGATTCGTGTCGCCCGACGCCGTGCTCCGCGGCTACCGATCTTCGCCCTGGGTGAGCAGATCACCATCGAAAATGCACCAGCCGAGGCAATGGCCGATCTCAACGAGTTGCGCGGCCTGCTTTACCTGTACGAGGACACGGTGCCGTTTCTGGCGCGCCAGGTGGCTCGGGCCGCGCGCGGCTATCTCGAGGATCTGCTGCCGCCTTTCTTCAGTGCGCTGGTCCGACATACCAGCGAGTCGAACTATTCCTGGCATACACCAGGGCACGGTGGGGGAGTGGCCTATCGCAAGAGCCTGGTCGGCCAGGCGTTTCATCAGTTTTTCGGTGAGAACACGTTGCGCTCGGACCTGTCGGTTTCGGTGCCCGAGCTTGGTTCGCTGCTCGATCACACCGGGCCGGTGGCGGCGGCGGAAGCCCGCGCTGCACGTAACTTCGGTGCCGACCACACGTTTTTCGTGATCAACGGCACCTCAACGGCGAACAAGATCGTCTGGCACTCGATGGTCGCCCGCGATGATCTTGTATTGGTCGATCGCAACTGCCACAAGTCGATTCTGCACTCGATCATCATGACCGGCGCCATACCGCTGTACATGAGCCCGACGCGCAACGAGCTGGGCATCATCGGCCCGATACCTCTGGAAGAGTTCACCCAGGAGTCTATTCAGGCGAAGATCGCCGCCAACCCGCTGGCCCGGGGAAGGCCGCCCAAGGTCAAGCTGGCGGTCGTGACCAACTCGACCTACGACGGGCTTTGCTATAACGCCAACCTGATCAAGCGCACCCTGGCCGACAACGTCGAAGTACTGCATTTCGACGAGGCTTGGTATGCCTATGCGGCGTTTCATGAGTTCTACGATGGCCGCTACGGCATGGATACCCGCGAGCAGGGCCCGCTGGTGTTCACCACTCATTCAACGCACAAACTGCTGGCGGCGTTCAGCCAGGCGTCGATGATCCACGTGCTCGACAGCCAGACCCGGCAACTCGACCTCGACCGTTTCAATGAAGCGTTCATGATGCACATCTCCACTTCGCCGCAGTACGGCATCTTGGCTTCTCTGGATGTGGCGTCGGCGATGATGGAAGGCCCTGCTGGACGCTCGTTGATTCAGGAAACCTTCGATGAGGCGCTGAGCTTTCGTCGGGCGCTGGCCAACCTGCGCCAGCATATCGACCCGGGCGACTGGTGGTTCAGCATCTGGCAGCCGCCGCTTGTGGACGGGGCCGAGTCGCTGGTAACGCCGGATTGGCTGCTTGAGCCCACGGCCGACTGGCATGGCTTCGGTGATATCGCCGACGATTATGTTTTGCTCGATCCGATCAAGGTTACGCTGGTGACGCCTGGGCTCACGGCATCCGGCGCCTTGGGCGAAAGCGGCATACCGGCGGCGGTGGTCAGCAAGTTCCTTTGGGAGCGTGGCCTGGTGGTCGAGAAGACAGGTCTGTATTCGATGCTGGTGTTGTTCTCAATGGGCATCACCAAGGGTAAATGGAGCACGTTGCTGACGGAGTTGCTCGAGTTCAAGCGTCACTACGATGCCAACGTGCCGCTGACCGATGCGTTGCCGTCGATCGCTCGCAAGGGTGCGGCGGCTTACGCCGGAATGGGCTTGCGCGATCTCTGCGATGCGTTGCACGCGTGCTATTGCGAGAACGCCACTGCACGCGCCATGCGCAGGATGTACACGGCGTTGCCGGAGCCGGCGATGACCCCGGCGCGGGCCTATGACAAACTGGTTCGCGGCGAGGTTGAGGCTGTGCCGATCGACGCCCTTGAGGGCCGTATTGCCGCAGTCATGCTGGTGCCGTATCCGCCGGGTATCCCGCTGATCATGCCGGGCGAGCGCTTCACCGGGGAGACCCGTTCGATTCTCGATTATCTTCGCTTTGCTCGGGACTTCGCCGAGCGCTTCCCCGGCTTCGATGCGGATGTCCACGGCTTGCAGCATGAGGCTGGTGCGCAGGGTAGTCTGTATACAGTCGATTGCGTTCGTGAAGGATGA
- a CDS encoding anti-phage-associated DUF499 domain-containing protein, translating into MLKTVKQACTFNPIIRDYRMSEGIENLSALISDEGDGREFFARNYITSGMEQLFREGMLRLDGKSDQAVFELTQAMGGGKTHMMIALGLLAKHPHLRSEVLSPDLAKRIEIGEVRVAAFNGRNTPENYIWGEIATQLDEEEAIKPYWVNGPRAVDQAGWKKIIGDKPTLIMLDELPPYLEIASTTVIGSGTLATVSTYTLSCLMSAALELPRCCIVIANLSGSYVAQTKAIAEAISNLQQEASRQASTITPVQLAGNEIYEILKKRLILELPDDSVINDVAEEYAQRIKAAADGGYIVATSLEQVAQQIRETYPFHPSFKHLVALFKENEGFRQTRGLMQFAARLLKSVDERETDDVFLAGAQHLRLNDDAVREEVGRIANSLRPAMAHDIADEGQSIAEEIDANLGSDAAQQVGALLLASSFSRAVGGRIGLTEAEIIEFLAAPNRKSDEFKTALEKLREQAWYLHREEERFFIKETENLSRQIERNARDIPQPKIDQALINKLTAVLQPVSKAAYQDVQVLPRLDDLKLSGPRVLIVVRPDGKLPPSELVNFFEYQQEKNNFMVLSGQDSYLADTVEHRLRDLYAIESICKRLKDGDSLFEEARDRMEDAQQRFNKALSGTYNRIYFPAIDEMTGNAQLMQATIDNGLNMGQGTNSAEHQIEQLLASPRANYKLILNLLDEPGTYWAMAEEDLWPANDRRTPWKDVLMRAKNNPIWAWMPGTGGMETLKTEALKQGRWRQGTDGYIEKGPFPAEKTAVNVTVHAANEVTGETTLALIPRNAGQSPVVHYARTAKVSTNDPKVEDLDAFTTDAATLYFLAVDSEGKHETGEPQRWVAELRVRHQVQAIADKRMVTLSCIPAGDMRYTLDGSNPKDGELYGDPFEVSTQAARLMVYACSGEATRTIDFPIPAANDKQVQIDDAKPAKLAENKKVSLDSTEKVFGVLNSFKSSPATFKGVRIQIGEGENTVSINFVEREVTASVIEAAINGLRKALGNEQETVTVQIRSGAAFENGFAAKEFAKLSGVELRPGDVIQEE; encoded by the coding sequence ATGCTCAAGACAGTCAAGCAGGCATGCACATTCAACCCAATCATTCGCGACTACCGGATGAGCGAAGGGATCGAGAACCTTTCTGCCCTTATCTCTGATGAGGGCGATGGTCGTGAGTTCTTTGCACGAAACTACATCACCTCGGGCATGGAACAGCTGTTTCGCGAGGGGATGCTACGGCTGGATGGTAAATCAGATCAGGCAGTTTTCGAGCTGACCCAGGCAATGGGTGGCGGTAAAACTCACATGATGATCGCTCTCGGCCTGCTGGCCAAACACCCGCATCTGCGCAGTGAAGTGCTGTCGCCCGATCTTGCTAAGCGGATCGAAATCGGTGAGGTGCGAGTAGCTGCATTCAATGGTCGGAACACTCCAGAAAATTATATCTGGGGTGAGATCGCTACTCAGCTGGATGAGGAAGAGGCAATCAAGCCCTACTGGGTCAATGGCCCTCGCGCGGTCGATCAGGCTGGCTGGAAGAAAATCATCGGGGACAAGCCGACGCTGATCATGCTTGATGAGCTGCCGCCTTACCTAGAAATCGCAAGCACCACAGTCATCGGTAGCGGTACGCTGGCTACTGTAAGCACCTACACGCTCAGCTGCCTGATGAGCGCCGCCTTGGAGCTACCACGTTGCTGCATTGTGATTGCCAACCTATCTGGCAGCTATGTAGCTCAGACCAAGGCAATTGCCGAAGCAATCTCTAACCTCCAGCAAGAAGCCAGTCGCCAAGCCAGCACCATCACCCCCGTCCAACTGGCGGGCAACGAGATCTACGAGATCTTGAAGAAGCGACTGATTCTGGAGCTGCCCGATGACTCGGTCATCAACGATGTCGCCGAGGAATATGCCCAGCGCATCAAGGCAGCAGCTGATGGTGGCTACATTGTCGCGACCAGTCTGGAACAGGTCGCCCAGCAGATCAGGGAAACCTACCCCTTCCACCCCTCCTTTAAGCATCTGGTTGCCTTGTTTAAGGAGAACGAGGGCTTCCGGCAGACACGAGGCCTGATGCAGTTTGCTGCGCGTCTACTCAAGAGCGTCGATGAACGCGAAACCGATGATGTTTTCCTGGCTGGGGCACAGCACCTGCGCCTGAATGACGATGCCGTGCGCGAAGAGGTCGGCCGCATCGCCAACTCGCTTCGCCCGGCCATGGCCCACGATATTGCCGACGAAGGGCAATCCATCGCAGAGGAAATCGATGCCAACCTGGGCAGCGATGCCGCCCAGCAGGTCGGTGCCCTGCTGCTAGCATCCTCATTCTCTCGGGCAGTAGGTGGTCGAATCGGCCTGACCGAGGCAGAGATCATTGAGTTCTTGGCCGCACCTAACCGTAAGTCCGATGAGTTCAAAACCGCTCTGGAGAAACTGCGTGAGCAGGCGTGGTATCTGCATCGCGAAGAAGAGCGTTTCTTCATTAAAGAAACAGAAAACCTCTCTCGCCAGATTGAGCGAAATGCTCGCGACATCCCTCAGCCGAAGATTGATCAGGCGCTGATCAACAAGCTTACGGCAGTATTGCAGCCGGTTAGCAAGGCTGCCTACCAGGATGTCCAGGTGCTGCCGCGACTGGACGATCTAAAGCTAAGCGGACCTCGTGTCCTGATCGTAGTGCGCCCGGACGGCAAGCTACCGCCGAGCGAGCTGGTCAATTTCTTCGAGTACCAGCAAGAGAAGAACAATTTCATGGTGCTGTCCGGTCAGGACAGCTACCTCGCCGATACCGTCGAACATCGTCTGCGCGACCTGTATGCAATTGAGTCCATCTGCAAGCGTTTGAAGGACGGTGACAGCCTCTTCGAAGAGGCACGTGATCGCATGGAAGATGCCCAGCAGCGCTTTAACAAAGCCCTTTCTGGCACTTACAACCGGATCTACTTCCCAGCCATCGACGAGATGACCGGCAATGCCCAACTCATGCAAGCCACAATTGATAATGGCCTGAACATGGGACAAGGCACCAACTCTGCCGAGCACCAGATTGAGCAGCTCCTGGCCAGCCCTCGTGCCAATTACAAATTGATCCTCAATCTACTGGATGAACCGGGTACCTATTGGGCGATGGCTGAAGAGGATCTTTGGCCGGCGAATGACCGCAGAACGCCATGGAAAGACGTGCTGATGCGTGCCAAGAACAATCCAATCTGGGCTTGGATGCCTGGCACCGGTGGCATGGAGACCCTCAAGACAGAAGCCCTGAAGCAAGGTCGCTGGCGACAAGGGACTGACGGCTACATCGAGAAAGGGCCGTTCCCGGCAGAAAAAACTGCAGTGAACGTGACAGTGCACGCAGCAAATGAAGTGACAGGCGAAACCACTTTGGCCCTGATCCCCCGCAATGCCGGTCAGAGCCCAGTGGTTCATTACGCGCGAACTGCCAAGGTCAGCACAAACGATCCGAAGGTCGAAGACCTGGATGCCTTTACTACCGACGCGGCAACCCTGTACTTCCTGGCCGTGGACAGCGAAGGTAAACATGAGACAGGCGAGCCGCAGCGCTGGGTGGCGGAGCTTCGTGTGCGTCATCAGGTCCAGGCGATCGCCGACAAGCGCATGGTTACTCTCTCCTGCATCCCTGCGGGCGATATGCGTTACACCCTGGATGGCTCTAACCCTAAGGATGGAGAGCTTTATGGCGACCCATTCGAGGTTAGTACGCAGGCTGCCCGCCTCATGGTTTATGCCTGCTCGGGTGAGGCTACTCGAACTATCGACTTCCCGATCCCAGCTGCCAACGACAAACAGGTTCAGATCGACGATGCCAAGCCGGCAAAGTTGGCTGAGAACAAGAAGGTGTCGCTCGACAGTACCGAAAAGGTGTTCGGCGTACTCAATAGTTTCAAAAGCTCGCCGGCCACCTTCAAGGGGGTTCGTATCCAGATTGGTGAAGGTGAGAACACCGTTAGCATCAACTTTGTCGAGCGCGAGGTTACGGCTTCCGTGATCGAGGCAGCGATTAACGGTCTGCGTAAGGCCCTCGGGAATGAGCAAGAAACCGTTACCGTGCAAATTCGAAGCGGTGCAGCCTTCGAGAATGGCTTCGCTGCCAAGGAGTTCGCCAAACTCAGTGGCGTTGAGCTGCGTCCTGGCGATGTGATCCAGGAGGAATGA
- a CDS encoding site-specific integrase, whose product MKYTIKTFKARSGERFSQLYEALGPGLPLFYPTAFIARSVRPAAAHNTQKVYLAAIKRICEWEALLNIDLAHSFGSAIFLTSAQVDDLANSLRARKSGAKNDVIGAAKYNTYVAYAADYLRWLAYEVSEEPLTVETRTSIEAQNTSLMSKKRRRAGSKHAREQRIVTSHLHPEANIKLLELFDMPLMDLKEIHNFGPRFRNIVMIRILYETGMRVGELLSLKLKSFIEAGGDGSAYLLIERNHHDELDTRLHQPVAKTQSRKLPISKRLEEQLSEYLENWRAIVPGVGFSDEDFIFIVHRSGITQGYPLPKSSFEAGLANLKIKYPPLLDIHPHLLRHDWNYRFSIQADRAGMAALDERTLREQLMGWTPDSLMSKIYNFRYIEEKSLEVGLLIASDSIRRPND is encoded by the coding sequence ATGAAATACACCATTAAGACATTCAAAGCGCGAAGCGGTGAGCGTTTTTCCCAGCTTTACGAAGCGCTGGGTCCTGGCCTCCCGTTATTCTATCCGACCGCATTCATTGCGCGCTCGGTTCGCCCTGCTGCTGCTCACAATACTCAGAAAGTATATTTGGCAGCAATTAAGCGCATTTGTGAGTGGGAAGCCCTCTTAAATATCGATTTAGCGCACAGTTTTGGCAGCGCTATATTTCTGACCTCTGCGCAAGTTGATGACCTAGCAAACAGCCTCCGCGCACGAAAGTCAGGCGCAAAAAACGACGTCATCGGAGCTGCAAAATACAACACTTATGTGGCCTATGCTGCCGACTATCTCAGATGGTTAGCCTATGAGGTTTCAGAAGAGCCCCTCACGGTCGAAACCAGAACTTCGATCGAGGCGCAGAACACTTCACTTATGAGCAAAAAAAGGAGAAGGGCTGGATCTAAGCATGCACGTGAACAGCGTATCGTTACGTCGCATCTTCACCCCGAAGCCAATATAAAGCTTCTTGAGTTGTTCGATATGCCATTAATGGACCTAAAAGAAATCCATAATTTTGGCCCTCGATTCCGCAACATTGTAATGATCCGTATTCTTTATGAAACAGGCATGCGAGTCGGCGAATTGTTAAGCCTAAAACTCAAAAGCTTTATCGAAGCCGGAGGAGACGGAAGCGCATACTTGCTGATCGAAAGAAACCACCACGATGAGTTAGATACGAGACTTCACCAACCGGTTGCGAAGACACAGAGCAGGAAGCTACCTATATCTAAACGACTAGAAGAGCAATTGTCTGAGTATCTGGAAAACTGGCGAGCCATTGTCCCTGGAGTCGGCTTTTCGGATGAAGACTTTATATTCATTGTCCACCGCAGCGGCATAACTCAGGGTTATCCACTCCCTAAGAGCTCTTTTGAAGCCGGGCTTGCAAACCTCAAGATTAAATACCCTCCTCTGCTAGACATACATCCACATCTATTACGCCACGACTGGAACTACAGGTTTTCTATACAAGCGGATCGTGCCGGGATGGCTGCATTAGATGAGCGCACCCTAAGAGAACAGCTTATGGGTTGGACGCCAGATTCGCTAATGTCCAAGATTTATAACTTCCGATATATTGAAGAAAAGTCGCTTGAAGTCGGCTTATTAATCGCATCGGATTCGATTAGGAGGCCAAATGACTGA
- a CDS encoding site-specific integrase gives MTERAALAITNHASEIDLNRTNRPSHLERFFYWDTDFLVHTGVRTFAMNKGLSQLSPLLKKSLKKHLIMFTQQGNYAPSTYATIIGSLNSALRATPPSAFNTRWFIRALATPGFLNYKAGIAQFFSYWKERDSAAIEQEALRFLSDAASRGARPSNVLSDDPEKSYLTDEEYDGLLSATWDNYEMGASGTQITLIKLLSMQYARRPSQLAQLKIKDICIGSGTTTQGITGRLVNFPSAKDRTTETGFRDGRNEIHPLPDHLWELCQLQINEVKALYKYAFDFKLRDEHLKELPLFCSEGRINEAIDIIQNTFHLDLKANLASSHFHLRKLSITNILCWRQNTPSCQLGADKSHRSLRPRPPISPRTGKTMLITATRMRHTRARQLARRGVPKHVLSHWLGHTSDKSLKAYYSDPAEQARQLNDAMAPVLTPLAMAFTGALIDCENDATRATDPSSKLELASKGELLTVGRCGKHSFCSTASVPIPCYRCKHFEPLVNGPHEEVLNALTQRQGAEIEALKYGGQRNLLIPIDLSAEIRAVELCIYHCNARKIELKVANEQD, from the coding sequence ATGACTGAACGAGCAGCTCTTGCGATCACAAACCATGCATCTGAAATTGATCTCAATCGAACTAATCGACCTAGCCATCTAGAAAGATTTTTTTATTGGGACACCGATTTCTTAGTTCATACTGGCGTGCGAACTTTCGCTATGAACAAGGGCTTATCACAGTTAAGCCCTCTGCTTAAGAAATCATTGAAAAAACACCTTATTATGTTCACCCAACAAGGAAATTATGCGCCTAGCACGTATGCAACCATAATTGGCTCTTTAAACTCAGCACTGAGGGCAACTCCTCCCTCAGCTTTCAACACACGCTGGTTTATTCGCGCGCTAGCGACCCCCGGATTTCTGAACTATAAGGCGGGAATAGCTCAATTTTTCTCGTACTGGAAAGAGCGCGACAGTGCAGCAATTGAGCAAGAAGCCCTACGCTTCTTAAGCGACGCTGCTAGTCGCGGCGCCAGGCCTTCTAATGTCCTTTCAGATGACCCTGAGAAAAGCTATCTAACCGATGAAGAATATGATGGCCTACTTAGCGCAACTTGGGATAACTATGAAATGGGCGCTAGCGGAACCCAAATAACACTGATCAAGCTTCTTTCTATGCAGTATGCGCGAAGGCCCTCACAGCTTGCCCAACTCAAAATAAAAGATATTTGCATAGGCAGCGGCACAACTACCCAAGGCATCACTGGAAGACTAGTCAATTTCCCAAGCGCTAAAGACAGAACCACCGAAACCGGCTTTCGAGATGGCAGAAATGAAATTCATCCGCTACCGGATCACTTATGGGAGCTGTGCCAACTTCAGATAAATGAAGTAAAGGCACTGTACAAATACGCTTTTGATTTCAAGCTGAGAGATGAACACCTAAAGGAGTTACCTCTTTTTTGCAGCGAAGGCCGAATTAATGAAGCAATTGATATAATTCAGAACACTTTCCACCTCGACCTTAAAGCAAATCTAGCAAGTTCGCATTTTCATTTAAGAAAGCTCTCAATCACGAACATACTTTGCTGGCGGCAGAACACCCCTAGCTGCCAGCTTGGCGCCGACAAGTCCCATAGGTCACTACGCCCTCGCCCGCCAATCAGCCCCCGCACCGGAAAAACAATGCTGATTACTGCAACACGTATGCGCCATACCAGGGCTCGCCAGCTCGCCAGACGAGGGGTGCCCAAGCACGTTCTTTCTCATTGGCTTGGCCATACCTCAGATAAGTCGCTAAAAGCCTATTACAGTGATCCAGCTGAACAGGCGAGGCAGTTGAATGACGCAATGGCACCAGTCCTAACTCCGCTGGCGATGGCTTTTACCGGCGCCCTGATTGATTGCGAGAACGATGCGACGAGGGCTACCGATCCTTCTAGTAAGTTAGAACTGGCGAGCAAGGGCGAACTTCTTACAGTTGGGCGCTGCGGAAAGCATAGCTTTTGCTCGACGGCATCCGTACCCATTCCATGCTACCGCTGCAAGCATTTTGAGCCCCTGGTTAATGGGCCGCATGAAGAAGTGCTAAATGCTTTAACCCAGCGACAAGGAGCTGAAATAGAAGCGCTGAAGTATGGAGGCCAAAGGAATTTGTTAATTCCTATCGACCTATCTGCTGAAATCCGCGCCGTTGAGCTATGTATATACCATTGCAACGCAAGAAAGATAGAATTGAAGGTTGCAAATGAACAAGATTAG
- a CDS encoding anti-phage-associated DUF3780 domain-containing protein, producing MANALRKEESGMARSPSKTVSGAKKTKAPERPTIGFGVPATTDPHHFMVEVPKSSTGAVRIIESLGLQAQDQQTSIIERVVIERSRWTAIRSEVQRAFNVRLKEHNLRVSAWKVGDNPVDRLLGKELCVLAWAVEDMSPEKIPVAVRNWLALRPEERWWLFGMTAMSTGGVHDSNKGWRLALRHALGDVAQTELFKPQAVKSRKPDTERPTLGLFD from the coding sequence ATGGCCAACGCATTACGTAAAGAGGAATCAGGCATGGCTCGTTCCCCCAGTAAAACTGTAAGTGGAGCCAAAAAAACCAAGGCACCTGAGCGCCCGACCATCGGTTTTGGTGTGCCTGCCACTACAGACCCTCATCACTTCATGGTGGAGGTGCCCAAGAGCTCGACTGGCGCAGTTCGCATCATCGAAAGCCTCGGGCTGCAGGCCCAGGATCAGCAAACCAGCATCATAGAGCGCGTTGTGATCGAGCGCTCGCGTTGGACGGCGATCCGCAGTGAGGTTCAGCGGGCCTTCAATGTGCGTCTAAAGGAGCACAACCTGCGTGTCAGCGCTTGGAAGGTGGGCGATAACCCCGTGGATCGACTGCTTGGCAAAGAGCTTTGCGTACTGGCCTGGGCGGTTGAAGACATGAGCCCCGAGAAGATTCCTGTTGCAGTACGTAACTGGCTGGCCTTGCGCCCTGAAGAGCGCTGGTGGCTGTTCGGCATGACCGCCATGAGCACAGGCGGTGTGCATGACAGCAACAAGGGTTGGCGACTGGCTCTCCGGCACGCATTGGGCGACGTAGCGCAGACAGAACTATTCAAGCCGCAGGCTGTGAAATCCCGCAAACCAGATACTGAGCGTCCAACGCTGGGCCTGTTTGATTAA